One segment of Prionailurus bengalensis isolate Pbe53 chromosome E3, Fcat_Pben_1.1_paternal_pri, whole genome shotgun sequence DNA contains the following:
- the MOGAT3 gene encoding 2-acylglycerol O-acyltransferase 3 — protein sequence MKTVRKQWLEAISAYQFVLTFLFMGPFFSLLLLFLLFTPLWSFSVLYLVWFFLDWDTPNRGGRRFALVKTWSMWKELRDYFPVKLVKTAELPPDRNYVIGGHPHGIMCVGAFANFNTEMNDFSKHFPGIRLTSAGLSFIFYFPIYRDYTLSYGICSVNRGSLDFILSQPQPGQAVVIIIGGAQEALYAIPGTHHLVLRNRKGFVRLALRHGASLVPVYSFGENDIFHLKAFAPGSWQYLCQVAFKKLTGYSPCIFWGRGLFSANSWGLLPFARPITTVVGRPIPVPQILCPTEEEVNHYHTLYMQALETLFEEHKESCGVPASTHLTFI from the exons ATGAAAACCGTGCGGAAGCAGTGGCTGGAAGCAATAAGCGCCTACCAATTCGTGCTGACTTTCCTCTTCATGG gtcctttcttctcccttctcctcctcttcctcctcttcactcCACTCTggtctttctctgttctctacTTGGTGTGGTTCTTCCTGGACTGGGACACTCCCAACCGAG GTGGAAGGCGCTTTGCGTTGGTGAAAACCTGGAGTATGTGGAAAGAGCTAAGGGATTATTTTCCGGTCAAG CTGGTGAAAACAGCAGAGCTGCCCCCGGACCGGAACTATGTGATCGGTGGTCACCCACACGGGATCATGTGCGTGGGAGCTTTCGCTAATTTCAACACGGAGATGAACGACTTCTCCAAGCACTTCCCCGGGATTCGGCTCACGTCGGCGGGACTGAGCTTCATCTTCTACTTCCCGATCTACCGAGACTATACCTTGTCCTACG GAATTTGTTCTGTGAATCGGGGGAGCCTGGACTTTATTCTCTCTCAGCCCCAGCCAGGGCAGGCTGTGGTCATCATAATTGGGGGCGCCCAGGAGGCCCTGTATGCAATCCCAGGGACGCACCACCTCGTTCTGCGGAATCGCAAAGGCTTCGTGCGCCTGGCACTGAGACACGG CGCCTCCCTGGTGCCCGTGTACTCTTTTGGAGAGAATGATATCTTCCATCTGAAGGCTTTTGCCCCCGGCTCCTGGCAATACCTGTGCCAGGTTGCCTTCAAGAAGCTCACGGGCTACTCACCTTGCATCTTCTGGGGTCGCGGACTCTTCTCGGCCAACTCCTGGGGCCTGCTGCCCTTTGCCAGGCCCATCACCACCGTGG TGGGCCGCCCCATTCCGGTGCCCCAGATCCTCTGCCCCACCGAGGAGGAGGTCAACCACTACCACACGCTCTACATGCAGGCCCTGGAGACACTGTTTGAGGAGCACAAGGAAAGCTGTGGCGTCCCTGCCTCAACTCACCTCACCTTTATCTag
- the PLOD3 gene encoding multifunctional procollagen lysine hydroxylase and glycosyltransferase LH3, protein MASWGPGLRLLLGILLLLLPPPATPASDRPRGRDPVNPEKLLVITVATAKTEGYRRFLRSAEFFNYTVRTLGLGQEWRGGDVARTVGGGQKVRWLKKEMEKYADREDMVIMFVDSYDVILAGSPSELLKKFVQSGSRLLFSAEGFCWPEWGLAEQYPEVGTGKRFLNSGGFIGFAPTIHRVVRQWKYEDDDDDQLFYTRLYLDPGLREKLSLNLDHKSRIFQNLNGALDEIVLKFDRNRVRIRNVAYDTLPVVVHGNGPTKLQLNYLGNYVPNGWTPQGGCGFCGRDRRILPGGQPPPRVLLAVFVEQPTPFLPRFLQRLLLLDYPPDRVTLFLHNNEVYHEPHIADSWPRLQGHFSAVKLVGPEEALTPGEARDMAMDSCRQDPECEFYFSLDADAVITNQQTLRILIEENRKVIAPMLSRHGKLWSNFWGALSPDEYYARSEDYVELVQRKRVGVWNVPYISQAYVIRGETLRTELPQREVFSGSDTDPDMAFCKSLRDKGIFLHLSNQQEFGRLLATSRYDTDHLHPDLWQIFDNPLDWREQYIHENYSRALEGQGLVEQPCPDVYWFPLLSDQMCDELVEEMEHYGQWSGGRHEDSRLAGGYENVPTVDIHMKQVGYEDQWLQLLRTYVGPMTESLFPGYHTKTRAVMNFVVRYRPDEQPSLRPHHDSSTFTLNVALNHKGLDYEGGGCRFLRYDCIVSSPRKGWGLLHPGRLTHYHEGLPTTRGTRYIMVSFVDP, encoded by the exons ATGGCCTCCTGGGGCCCGGGACTCCGGCTCCTGCTGGGaatcctgctgctgctgctcccgcCTCCTGCGACCCCTGCTTCCGACCGTCCCCGGGGCAGAGACCCGGTCAACCCAG AGAAGCTGCTGGTGATCACGGTGGCCACAGCCAAGACGGAAGGATACCGGCGTTTCCTGCGGTCAGCGGAGTTCTTCAACTACACAGTGCGG ACCCTGGGCCTGGGACAGGAGTGGCGAGGGGGTGATGTGGCCCGAACGGTTGGTGGAGGACAGAAGGTCAGGTGGctaaagaaggaaatggagaaatatgCTGACCGGGAGGATATGGTCATCATGTTCGTGGACAG CTACGACGTGATTCTGGCTGGCAGCCCCTCCGAGCTGCTGAAGAAGTTCGTCCAGAGTGGGAGCCGCCTGCTCTTCTCTGCCGAGGGCTTCTGCTGGCCCGAGTGGGGGCTGGCGGAGCAGTACCCTGAGGTGGGCACGGGGAAGCGCTTCCTCAACTCTGGTG ggTTCATCGGCTTTGCCCCCACCATCCACCGAGTCGTCCGCCAGTGGAAGTACGAGGATGATGATGACGACCAGCTGTTCTACACACGGCTCTACCTGGACccagggctgagg GAGAAACTCAGCCTCAATCTGGATCATAAATCCCGGATCTTTCAGAACCTCAATGGGGCTTTGG ATGAGATAGTTTTAAAGTTTGATCGGAATCGCGTGCGTATCCGGAATGTGGCCTATGATACACTTCCCGTTGTGGTCCATGGGAACGGTCCGACTAAG CTCCAGCTGAATTACCTGGGAAACTATGTCCCTAATGGCTGGACTCCTCAGGGAGGCTGTGGGTTCTGCGGCCGGGACCGGAGGATACTCCCGGGGGGGCAG CCTCCCCCCCGGGTGCTTCTGGCCGTGTTCGTGGAACAGCCTACCCCGTTCCTGCCCCGCTTCCTGCAGCGGCTCCTGCTCCTGGACTACCCCCCTGACAGGGTCACCCTGTTCCTGCATAACAAC gAGGTGTACCATGAGCCCCACATTGCAGACTCCTGGCCCCGGCTCCAGGGCCACTTCTCAGCTGTGAAGCTTGTGGGGCCGGAGGAGGCCCTGACCCCGGGCGAGGCCAGGGACATGGCCAT GGACAGCTGTCGGCAGGACCCCGAGTGCGAATTCTACTTCAGCCTGGATGCGGACGCCGTCATCACCAACCAGCAGACCCTGCGCATCCTCATTGAAGAGAACAG GAAGGTGATAGCGCCCATGCTGTCCCGCCACGGGAAGCTGTGGTCCAACTTCTGGGGAGCCCTGAGCCCCGACGAGTACTACGCTCGGTCCGAGGACTACGTGGAACTAGTGCAGCGGAAGCGAGT GGGCGTGTGGAATGTGCCCTATATATCCCAGGCGTACGTGATCCGCGGCGAGACCCTGAGGACAGAGCTGCCCCAGAGGGAGGTGTTCTCGGGCAGCGACACCGACCCGGACATGGCCTTCTGTAAGAGCCTGCGCGACAAG GGCATCTTCCTCCACCTCAGCAATCAGCAGGAATTTGGTCGCCTCCTGGCCACTTCTCGGTATGACACAGACCATCTGCACCCTGACCTCTGGCAAATCTTCGACAACCCCCTG GACTGGCGGGAGCAGTACATTCACGAGAACTACAGCCGGGCCCTGGAAGGGCAGGGACTCGTGGAGCAG CCATGTCCAGACGTGTACTGGTTCCCGCTGCTGTCAGACCAGATGTGTGACGAGCTGGTGGAGGAAATGGAGCATTACGGCCAGTGGTCAGGAGGCCGGCATGAG GACTCAAGGCTGGCTGGAGGCTACGAGAACGTGCCCACTGTAGACATCCACATGAAGCAGGTGGGCTATGAGGACCAGTGGCTGCAGCTGCTGAGGACGTACGTGGGGCCCATGACAGAGAGCCTGTTCCCAGGCTACCACACCAAG ACCCGGGCGGTGATGAACTTTGTGGTCCGCTACCGGCCAGATGAGCAGCCGTCTCTGCGGCCCCATCACGACTCCTCCACCTTCACTCTCAACGTCGCCCTCAACCACAAGGGCCTGGATTATGAA GGAGGTGGCTGCCGCTTCTTGCGCTACGACTGCATAGTCTCGTCCCCACGGAAGGGCTGGGGGCTCCTGCATCCTGGCCGCCTCACCCACTACCACGAGGGGCTGCCCACCACTCGGGGCACTCGCTACATCATGGTGTCCTTTGTCGACCCCTGA
- the ZNHIT1 gene encoding zinc finger HIT domain-containing protein 1 isoform X2, whose protein sequence is MVASSEGRRKGNNISQKTTVRSQDPGQRRVLDRAARQRRINRQLEALENDNFQDDPHAGLPQLGKRLPQFDDDADTGKKKKKTRGDHFKLRFRKNFQALLEEQNLSVAEGPNYLTACAGPPSRPQRPFCAVCGFPSPYTCVSCGARYCTVRCLGTHQETRCLKWTV, encoded by the exons ATGGTGGCATCTTCAGAAGGACGACGAAAGGGAAATAACATTTCTCAAAAGACCACTG TTCGCTCCCAGGACCCTGGACAGCGGCGGGTGCTCGACCGGGCTGCCAGACAGCGCCGCATCAACAGGCAGCTCGAGGCCTTGGAGAATGACAACTTCCAGGACGACCCCCATGCAGGACTCCCCCAGCTCGGCAAAAGGCTGCCTCAGTTTGATGATGATGCAGACACCG gaaagaaaaagaagaaaactcgAGGCGATCATTTTAAACTTCGCTTCCGAAAGAACTTTCAGGCCTTGCTAGAGGAGCAG AACCTGAGCGTGGCCGAGGGCCCCAACTATCTGACAGCCTGTGCGGGTCCCCCCTCCCGGCCTCAGCGGCCCTTCTGTGCCGTCTGCGGCTTCCCCTCCCCGTACACCTGCGTCAGCTGTGGCGCCCGGTACTGCACGGTGCGCTGTCTGGGCACCCACCAGGAGACCAG GTGCCTGAAGTGGACTGTGTGA
- the ZNHIT1 gene encoding zinc finger HIT domain-containing protein 1 isoform X1 has product MVASSEGRRKGNNISQKTTVRSQDPGQRRVLDRAARQRRINRQLEALENDNFQDDPHAGLPQLGKRLPQFDDDADTGKKKKKTRGDHFKLRFRKNFQALLEEQNLSVAEGPNYLTACAGPPSRPQRPFCAVCGFPSPYTCVSCGARYCTVRCLGTHQETRHSRSKCSRPAVFLYCCGKS; this is encoded by the exons ATGGTGGCATCTTCAGAAGGACGACGAAAGGGAAATAACATTTCTCAAAAGACCACTG TTCGCTCCCAGGACCCTGGACAGCGGCGGGTGCTCGACCGGGCTGCCAGACAGCGCCGCATCAACAGGCAGCTCGAGGCCTTGGAGAATGACAACTTCCAGGACGACCCCCATGCAGGACTCCCCCAGCTCGGCAAAAGGCTGCCTCAGTTTGATGATGATGCAGACACCG gaaagaaaaagaagaaaactcgAGGCGATCATTTTAAACTTCGCTTCCGAAAGAACTTTCAGGCCTTGCTAGAGGAGCAG AACCTGAGCGTGGCCGAGGGCCCCAACTATCTGACAGCCTGTGCGGGTCCCCCCTCCCGGCCTCAGCGGCCCTTCTGTGCCGTCTGCGGCTTCCCCTCCCCGTACACCTGCGTCAGCTGTGGCGCCCGGTACTGCACGGTGCGCTGTCTGGGCACCCACCAGGAGACCAG GCACAGCCGAAGCAAGTGTTCAAGACCAGCTGTCTTCTTGTACTGCTGTGGGAAGAGCTGA
- the ZNHIT1 gene encoding zinc finger HIT domain-containing protein 1 isoform X3 → MVEKKTSVRSQDPGQRRVLDRAARQRRINRQLEALENDNFQDDPHAGLPQLGKRLPQFDDDADTGKKKKKTRGDHFKLRFRKNFQALLEEQNLSVAEGPNYLTACAGPPSRPQRPFCAVCGFPSPYTCVSCGARYCTVRCLGTHQETRCLKWTV, encoded by the exons ATGGTGGAGAAGAAAACTTCGG TTCGCTCCCAGGACCCTGGACAGCGGCGGGTGCTCGACCGGGCTGCCAGACAGCGCCGCATCAACAGGCAGCTCGAGGCCTTGGAGAATGACAACTTCCAGGACGACCCCCATGCAGGACTCCCCCAGCTCGGCAAAAGGCTGCCTCAGTTTGATGATGATGCAGACACCG gaaagaaaaagaagaaaactcgAGGCGATCATTTTAAACTTCGCTTCCGAAAGAACTTTCAGGCCTTGCTAGAGGAGCAG AACCTGAGCGTGGCCGAGGGCCCCAACTATCTGACAGCCTGTGCGGGTCCCCCCTCCCGGCCTCAGCGGCCCTTCTGTGCCGTCTGCGGCTTCCCCTCCCCGTACACCTGCGTCAGCTGTGGCGCCCGGTACTGCACGGTGCGCTGTCTGGGCACCCACCAGGAGACCAG GTGCCTGAAGTGGACTGTGTGA